A genomic window from Halorubrum lacusprofundi ATCC 49239 includes:
- a CDS encoding amidohydrolase, producing MSHDARARLSDLRRTFHRHPEPGWREFQTTARVVEELERIGVDEIAVGREALATDARMAVPDDDEIQPWLDRARRAGVSDDLLERTAGGHTGVVATLSQGEGPCIGLRVDLDAISIHESEERDHRPEAEGFRSEHDGYMHACGHDAHLAIALGTLEAVKQSAFEGTLKVLFQPAEEISGGGKAMAESGHLDGVDYLFALHVGLDHPTGEIVAGVESPLAMAHLTATFEGASAHAGKAPNEGANAMQAAAVAIQNAYGIARHRDGATRVNVGRIEGGSASNVIAEEVTIDAEVRGETTALMTYARTELERILYAAAELHDCDVTPHVISESPCVDSHPALQEVVGNVAWGVDGVEHVIPSEEFGVSEDGTYLMQQVQDAGGLASYVLVGTDHPTSHHTPTFDIDEESLAIGVNILSETFVELSRRRP from the coding sequence ATGTCCCACGACGCGCGAGCCAGACTGAGCGACCTCCGGCGGACGTTCCACCGCCACCCGGAGCCGGGGTGGCGCGAGTTTCAGACGACCGCCCGCGTCGTCGAGGAGCTGGAGCGAATCGGCGTCGACGAGATTGCCGTCGGTCGCGAGGCGCTCGCGACCGATGCGCGGATGGCCGTCCCCGACGACGACGAGATCCAGCCGTGGCTCGACCGCGCTCGTCGGGCCGGGGTCAGCGACGACCTCCTCGAACGCACTGCGGGTGGCCACACGGGCGTCGTCGCGACGCTCTCACAGGGCGAGGGGCCGTGTATCGGGCTGCGCGTCGATCTCGACGCGATCTCGATTCACGAATCGGAGGAACGCGACCACCGGCCGGAGGCGGAGGGGTTCCGCTCGGAACACGACGGGTACATGCACGCCTGCGGCCACGACGCGCACCTCGCGATCGCACTCGGGACGCTAGAGGCGGTCAAACAGAGCGCGTTCGAGGGAACGCTCAAGGTGCTCTTCCAGCCGGCAGAGGAGATTTCCGGGGGCGGCAAGGCGATGGCCGAGAGCGGCCACCTCGACGGCGTCGATTACCTGTTTGCGCTCCACGTCGGCCTCGATCACCCAACAGGTGAGATCGTCGCCGGCGTGGAGAGCCCGCTGGCGATGGCACACCTGACGGCCACGTTCGAGGGCGCGAGCGCACACGCGGGAAAGGCGCCGAACGAGGGGGCGAACGCCATGCAGGCCGCCGCGGTCGCGATCCAGAACGCGTACGGAATAGCCCGCCACCGCGACGGAGCGACACGGGTGAACGTCGGCCGGATCGAAGGCGGCTCCGCGAGCAACGTCATCGCCGAGGAGGTGACGATCGACGCCGAGGTCCGTGGTGAGACGACCGCGCTGATGACGTACGCACGCACCGAGCTCGAACGGATACTGTACGCCGCCGCCGAGCTCCACGACTGTGACGTCACGCCGCACGTGATCAGCGAATCGCCGTGTGTCGACAGCCACCCGGCGCTTCAAGAGGTCGTCGGAAACGTGGCGTGGGGCGTCGACGGCGTCGAACATGTGATCCCGTCCGAAGAGTTCGGCGTGAGCGAAGACGGAACCTACCTGATGCAGCAGGTACAGGACGCCGGCGGGCTCGCGTCGTACGTCCTCGTCGGGACGGACCATCCGACGAGCCACCACACCCCGACCTTTGACATCGATGAAGAGAGTCTCGCGATCGGTGTCAATATTCTGTCAGAAACGTTCGTCGAACTCTCGCGGCGTCGACCGTAG
- a CDS encoding BCCT family transporter — MSDPGSSMIDEFREEIDPIVFAFGALLTVGVIAAFFISPSAVENGISSLNNQLLGAFNWAMMLIVFLIVLFLLFLIVGPWGGIKFGDEPPEYSFLSFFAMLYSAGFAAGVVFWGPTEALFYYNNPSPLFSNIEGGTAEAMTIAVQQTLFHWALPQLAVFTIMGIAIGYFAYNYDNVPLRVSSALTPILGADNLDGPAAKVVDILAVFATIGGVATSLGFIGSQFVTGLDYQWGINMGDLGILLVVTMMTLLFTTSMVLGVDKGIRRLSNFNMILFVVLMFATFIVGPTLFLVLLGTQAFGGMVADFVSMSLFTGAGPMGAGDGSATGWINAWTVFYWAWALSWSPFAGLFIARISKGRTVREVAFTGIVATSGATIPWFTFVGGTAVWAQHNGIADFSAVIAGNAGPEVSGFILFEALNFTLNLGGASMTIPIGSVLIYAFMILVTTFFVTSADSSTLAVSMMTTGGKAKPSNINRIFWGVVLGLTAAILMILGGSGSANTLQQAAIITGTPFAFVCFLAMLSLIKDFGENYDQVLFQNETVLWGSGKDADSPSSSVESAGSDDD, encoded by the coding sequence ATGAGCGACCCCGGATCGAGCATGATCGACGAGTTCCGCGAAGAGATCGATCCGATCGTGTTCGCGTTCGGCGCCCTGTTGACGGTGGGTGTGATCGCCGCGTTCTTCATCAGCCCGTCGGCCGTCGAAAACGGTATTTCGTCGCTGAACAACCAACTGCTCGGCGCGTTCAACTGGGCGATGATGTTGATCGTGTTCCTGATCGTGCTGTTCCTGCTCTTTCTGATCGTGGGTCCGTGGGGCGGAATCAAGTTCGGTGACGAGCCCCCCGAGTACAGTTTTCTCTCCTTTTTCGCGATGCTGTACTCCGCGGGGTTCGCGGCCGGCGTCGTGTTCTGGGGGCCGACCGAGGCGCTGTTCTACTACAACAACCCCTCACCGCTCTTCAGTAACATCGAGGGGGGAACGGCCGAGGCGATGACGATTGCCGTCCAGCAGACGCTGTTCCACTGGGCGCTGCCACAGCTCGCGGTGTTCACCATTATGGGCATCGCGATCGGCTACTTCGCGTACAACTACGACAACGTCCCGCTGCGCGTCTCTTCGGCGCTCACGCCGATCCTCGGCGCCGACAACCTCGACGGTCCGGCCGCGAAGGTCGTCGACATCCTCGCCGTCTTCGCGACGATCGGCGGCGTCGCCACGTCGCTCGGCTTTATCGGGAGCCAGTTCGTCACCGGCCTCGACTACCAGTGGGGGATCAACATGGGCGATCTGGGCATTCTGCTCGTCGTCACCATGATGACCCTGCTGTTTACGACCTCGATGGTACTCGGGGTCGACAAGGGGATCCGTCGGCTCTCGAACTTCAACATGATCCTGTTCGTCGTGCTCATGTTCGCGACGTTCATCGTGGGCCCGACGCTGTTCCTCGTGCTGCTCGGCACGCAGGCGTTCGGCGGGATGGTCGCCGATTTCGTCTCGATGAGCCTCTTTACCGGTGCCGGGCCGATGGGTGCGGGCGACGGGAGTGCGACCGGCTGGATAAACGCGTGGACGGTGTTCTACTGGGCGTGGGCGCTCTCGTGGTCCCCGTTCGCGGGGCTGTTTATCGCCCGGATATCCAAGGGACGGACCGTCCGCGAGGTCGCGTTCACGGGGATCGTCGCGACCTCCGGCGCCACAATCCCGTGGTTCACGTTCGTCGGCGGCACCGCGGTCTGGGCACAGCACAACGGTATCGCCGACTTCAGCGCGGTGATCGCCGGCAACGCGGGCCCGGAGGTGTCCGGATTCATCCTCTTCGAGGCACTGAACTTCACGCTGAATCTCGGGGGGGCATCGATGACGATCCCGATCGGGTCCGTACTGATCTACGCGTTCATGATCCTCGTGACGACGTTCTTCGTCACGTCGGCGGACTCCTCGACGCTGGCCGTCTCGATGATGACCACCGGCGGAAAGGCCAAACCGTCGAACATCAACCGCATCTTCTGGGGCGTCGTCCTCGGGTTGACCGCAGCGATCCTGATGATCCTCGGCGGTAGCGGCAGCGCGAACACGCTCCAACAGGCGGCGATCATCACCGGGACGCCGTTCGCCTTCGTCTGCTTCCTCGCGATGCTGTCGCTGATCAAGGACTTCGGGGAGAACTACGATCAGGTGCTCTTCCAGAACGAAACCGTGCTGTGGGGATCGGGGAAGGACGCAGACTCCCCGTCCAGTTCGGTTGAATCTGCCGGGTCAGACGACGACTAA
- a CDS encoding D-2-hydroxyacid dehydrogenase, whose translation MSSHQTADPDIVVLREGTEGLSMASYADALRERLPDQTVALARTPAEERELVPKARVVTGITLDADLLDRADRLELFACTFAGTDHVPTDALRDHGVTVTNAGGIHAPGIAEQSIANMLVFARNLHEGWRRKSNSEWRHFQSHEFTDSTVTVVGLGSIGQAVVQRLAGFEVATIGIRYTPEKGGPTDEVLSFDDGDVHDAFARSDYVVLACPLTDLTRGMVGEAELATLPPNAVVVNAARGGLVDTDALVSALQTEGIRGAALDVTDPEPLPSDHVLWDVENCLITPHTGGHTPKHWDRLADIVATNVAALDAGDELENAVVTPE comes from the coding sequence ATGAGCTCACACCAGACCGCTGATCCCGATATCGTCGTGCTGCGGGAGGGAACGGAAGGCCTGTCGATGGCGTCGTACGCGGACGCGCTCCGCGAGCGACTCCCGGACCAGACGGTCGCGCTCGCTCGGACGCCCGCCGAGGAGCGCGAACTCGTACCGAAGGCCCGCGTGGTGACCGGGATCACGCTCGACGCCGACCTCCTCGATCGCGCCGACCGACTGGAGTTGTTCGCGTGCACCTTCGCCGGCACTGACCATGTCCCGACCGACGCGCTGCGGGACCACGGCGTCACCGTGACGAACGCGGGCGGTATCCACGCTCCGGGCATCGCCGAGCAGTCGATCGCCAACATGCTCGTGTTCGCACGCAATCTCCACGAGGGATGGCGTCGGAAGTCGAACAGCGAATGGCGACATTTCCAGTCGCACGAGTTCACCGACAGCACGGTCACCGTCGTGGGGCTCGGATCGATCGGACAGGCGGTCGTCCAACGGCTCGCGGGGTTCGAGGTAGCGACGATCGGGATCCGGTACACCCCTGAGAAGGGCGGCCCCACCGACGAAGTGCTGAGCTTCGACGACGGCGACGTCCACGACGCGTTCGCCCGGAGCGACTACGTCGTGCTCGCGTGTCCGCTTACCGATCTGACTCGCGGGATGGTCGGCGAGGCCGAGTTGGCGACGCTCCCGCCGAACGCGGTCGTCGTGAACGCGGCTCGCGGCGGGCTCGTCGACACCGACGCCCTCGTCTCGGCTCTCCAGACCGAGGGCATCCGCGGGGCCGCGCTCGACGTGACCGACCCCGAGCCGCTCCCGTCGGACCACGTGCTCTGGGACGTAGAAAACTGCCTCATCACCCCGCACACGGGCGGCCATACCCCCAAACACTGGGACCGGCTGGCCGACATCGTCGCGACCAACGTCGCGGCGCTCGACGCGGGTGACGAGTTAGAAAACGCGGTCGTCACGCCCGAGTGA
- a CDS encoding aminotransferase class III-fold pyridoxal phosphate-dependent enzyme, with protein sequence MNRDTAEPIADAIPGPNAQRWVEFHQSHSAPSEYSHEFVWDVTREADGPFVTDVDGNVLLDFTCHIGAAPLGYNNEKVLSKLREFDLVEPLKIAGQDMYFGSGPTPEDADFPGSSHLMETLTDISSQYGMDTVFLSNSGAEAMENAMKITHDYRAPAKYGVAFTGSFHGRTLGTLSLTKSKDVYTRQYPQISGIETVPFCADRGCDAASCDCGFFAGGGSRLRNMLAPEGGHVDPAEIAFLTLEPIQGVGGYRFPSEAFMNEVAAVTDEYDIPLVVDEIQSGVGRTGEMWASDHYAIEPDVIASAKALRVGATISRSEVFPSEKNRLGSTFGGGDVLGSMMGALTLEAIQEHDLLANATRRGRQARELLRDDAPDTVVDVRGKGLMLAVEFDTAERRAAVVEASLDRGLLTLGCGTKTIRLLPPLDATEREIALGTGIFLDAIDAVSASATAT encoded by the coding sequence ATGAATAGGGACACGGCGGAACCCATCGCGGACGCGATTCCGGGCCCGAACGCGCAGCGTTGGGTCGAATTCCACCAGTCACACTCCGCGCCCAGCGAGTACTCACACGAATTCGTCTGGGACGTGACCCGCGAGGCCGACGGGCCGTTCGTCACCGATGTCGACGGCAACGTCCTCCTCGATTTTACCTGCCACATCGGCGCGGCCCCGCTCGGCTACAACAACGAGAAGGTGCTCTCGAAACTGCGGGAGTTCGACCTCGTCGAGCCGCTGAAGATCGCCGGGCAAGACATGTACTTCGGGTCGGGACCGACGCCCGAGGACGCCGACTTCCCCGGATCGAGCCACCTCATGGAGACGTTGACCGACATCTCCAGTCAGTACGGGATGGACACGGTCTTCCTCTCGAACTCCGGCGCTGAGGCGATGGAGAACGCGATGAAGATCACGCACGATTACCGCGCCCCCGCGAAGTACGGCGTGGCGTTCACCGGGAGCTTCCACGGCCGAACGCTCGGGACCCTCTCGTTGACGAAGTCGAAGGACGTGTACACGCGCCAGTACCCCCAGATCAGCGGCATCGAGACGGTGCCGTTCTGTGCGGACCGCGGCTGCGACGCCGCGAGCTGCGACTGCGGCTTCTTCGCGGGCGGCGGCTCGCGGCTTCGGAATATGCTCGCGCCCGAGGGCGGCCACGTCGACCCCGCGGAGATCGCCTTTCTGACGCTCGAACCGATCCAGGGCGTCGGCGGCTACCGCTTCCCGAGCGAGGCGTTCATGAACGAGGTCGCGGCCGTCACCGACGAGTACGACATCCCGCTCGTCGTCGACGAGATCCAGTCCGGAGTCGGCCGCACGGGCGAGATGTGGGCGTCGGACCACTACGCCATCGAGCCGGACGTGATCGCGAGCGCGAAGGCGCTGCGCGTCGGCGCGACGATCTCCCGGTCGGAGGTGTTCCCGTCGGAGAAGAACCGCCTCGGCTCGACGTTCGGCGGCGGCGACGTCCTCGGCTCGATGATGGGCGCGCTCACGTTGGAGGCGATTCAGGAACACGACCTGCTGGCCAACGCGACCCGGCGTGGCCGGCAGGCGAGAGAGCTCCTCCGCGACGACGCGCCCGACACCGTCGTGGACGTGCGCGGCAAGGGGCTGATGCTCGCGGTGGAGTTCGACACGGCCGAGCGTCGCGCCGCCGTCGTCGAGGCGTCCCTCGACCGCGGACTCCTGACGCTCGGCTGCGGGACGAAGACGATACGTCTCCTTCCCCCGCTCGACGCGACCGAACGCGAGATCGCGCTCGGCACGGGAATCTTCCTCGACGCGATCGACGCCGTGAGCGCGAGCGCGACGGCCACCTGA
- a CDS encoding NADP-dependent oxidoreductase — MTNTNREWLLAERPEGEPDMDCFELHETDVPSPAPGELLVRTRFLSVDPYMRGRMRDAESYAEPWDVGDALKGGIVGKVIESESDAYDAGDLVTGEGRWADYSTLDADAVAPVDPTVADPEAYLGVLGMPGRTAYFGLLEVGEPTPGDTVVVSGAAGAVGSVVGQIAKRNGCRVVGFAGSDEKTAWLTDDLGFDAAINYKTTDDYRAALDEAAPDGVDVYFDNVGGPITDAVFTQLNLDARVAVCGQIAHYNDEEVPTGPRKLPALIPVRARVQGLLVGDFATRFGEASERLGRWVASGELEHRETIVEGLENAPDAFLGLFSGDNIGKQVVQVSAADEE; from the coding sequence GTGACGAACACCAACCGCGAGTGGCTTCTCGCCGAGCGACCCGAAGGCGAGCCCGACATGGACTGCTTCGAACTGCACGAGACGGACGTACCCTCCCCTGCCCCCGGCGAACTCCTCGTTCGCACCCGATTCCTCTCGGTCGACCCGTACATGCGCGGTCGGATGCGCGACGCCGAGTCGTACGCCGAGCCGTGGGACGTTGGCGACGCGCTCAAAGGGGGGATCGTCGGCAAAGTGATCGAGAGCGAGAGCGACGCCTACGACGCGGGCGACCTCGTGACCGGCGAGGGGCGGTGGGCCGATTACTCGACCCTCGACGCCGACGCGGTCGCACCGGTCGATCCGACGGTCGCCGACCCGGAGGCGTACCTCGGCGTCCTCGGCATGCCCGGACGGACCGCGTACTTCGGGCTATTGGAAGTCGGCGAGCCCACGCCCGGCGACACGGTCGTCGTCTCCGGCGCTGCGGGCGCGGTCGGGTCCGTCGTCGGCCAGATCGCCAAGCGCAACGGCTGTCGCGTGGTCGGCTTCGCCGGCAGCGACGAGAAGACGGCGTGGCTCACCGACGATCTCGGCTTCGACGCCGCGATCAACTACAAGACGACCGACGACTACCGCGCCGCGCTCGATGAAGCCGCGCCCGACGGTGTGGACGTGTACTTCGACAACGTCGGCGGCCCGATCACCGACGCCGTGTTCACGCAGCTGAATCTCGACGCGCGGGTCGCGGTCTGCGGGCAGATCGCCCACTACAACGACGAGGAGGTCCCGACCGGGCCGCGGAAGCTCCCGGCGCTGATCCCGGTGCGAGCGCGGGTGCAAGGGCTGCTCGTCGGCGACTTCGCGACCCGGTTCGGCGAGGCGAGCGAGCGACTCGGGCGCTGGGTCGCGAGCGGGGAACTCGAACACCGCGAGACGATCGTGGAGGGGTTGGAGAACGCCCCCGACGCCTTCCTCGGGCTCTTCTCCGGCGACAACATCGGCAAGCAGGTGGTGCAGGTGTCGGCCGCAGACGAGGAGTAG
- a CDS encoding aldehyde ferredoxin oxidoreductase family protein, which produces MLHSTGPLLSIDVGERTTVETDITEVQERYIGGRGVATRLAHERVPFDADPLGPENRAVFTTGPMQASQMSFTGRTNCTALSPLTDGLLSSNAGGFVSRHLAATGYGAIELAGASDDLVIVHVRDDGVEFEAVPDLAGATVSETTGYLEDERDISSDRTAVIGPAGENEVRFASIMTTEERAFGRGGLGAVLGAKNVKAVTFGGDSAPGLEISATANEIHREAATEDHIMKEQGTVAVMDLANEMDGLPSYYFSERSFAGVEGINGAAVAEKKYKKGTCSACAFACKLPTRDEARGVETEGPEFEVAMAFGSNSGVDDIVDVMESNRLCDEYGLDAISAGNTIAAYLAAEDEFGNRELIWDLVDKIAQRDGVGDTLAEGIGRIHEDLGVGNWSVKNMDFAAHEGRLLHGQALSYAVANRGADHMYATFYSVEYPLVEEAEAMEPAGFEGKADRLVERENLMALNDSGVVCKFSRDFMTPERYELLFDADFEELLAAGARTVTLERHFNNRRGIDGDDDRLPYEDELPGLDDAIDSYYELRGWNDDGTVPESALPA; this is translated from the coding sequence ATGCTACACAGTACCGGACCGCTGCTGTCGATCGACGTCGGGGAGCGGACGACGGTAGAGACCGATATCACGGAGGTTCAGGAGCGATACATCGGCGGACGGGGCGTGGCGACGCGGCTCGCGCACGAGCGAGTCCCGTTCGATGCGGATCCGCTCGGCCCCGAGAACCGCGCCGTGTTCACCACCGGACCGATGCAGGCGTCCCAGATGAGTTTTACAGGGCGGACGAACTGCACCGCGCTCTCGCCGCTGACGGACGGGCTCCTGTCATCGAACGCCGGCGGCTTCGTGTCGCGCCACCTCGCGGCGACGGGGTACGGAGCGATCGAGCTTGCGGGTGCAAGCGACGACTTGGTCATCGTCCACGTGCGCGACGACGGTGTCGAGTTCGAAGCCGTACCGGACCTCGCGGGAGCGACCGTCTCGGAGACGACCGGCTATTTGGAGGACGAACGCGACATCTCCAGCGACCGGACAGCGGTGATCGGGCCGGCGGGCGAGAACGAAGTCCGATTCGCGTCGATCATGACGACCGAGGAGCGCGCGTTCGGTCGCGGCGGGCTGGGCGCCGTCCTCGGAGCGAAGAACGTCAAGGCCGTCACGTTCGGCGGTGACTCGGCACCCGGGCTCGAGATTTCGGCGACCGCCAACGAGATCCACCGCGAGGCCGCCACCGAGGACCACATCATGAAAGAGCAGGGGACGGTGGCGGTGATGGACCTCGCAAACGAGATGGACGGGTTGCCGTCGTACTACTTCTCCGAGCGCTCCTTCGCGGGCGTCGAGGGGATCAACGGCGCCGCCGTCGCGGAGAAGAAGTACAAGAAGGGAACCTGCTCGGCGTGTGCGTTCGCCTGCAAGCTCCCGACCCGGGACGAGGCGCGCGGCGTCGAGACCGAGGGCCCCGAGTTCGAGGTGGCGATGGCGTTCGGCTCGAATTCGGGGGTCGACGACATCGTCGACGTGATGGAGTCGAACCGCCTGTGCGACGAGTACGGGCTGGACGCGATCTCCGCGGGCAACACGATCGCGGCGTACCTCGCCGCCGAAGACGAGTTCGGCAACCGCGAACTCATCTGGGATCTCGTCGACAAGATCGCCCAGCGCGACGGCGTGGGCGATACGCTCGCGGAGGGGATCGGTCGGATCCACGAGGACCTCGGCGTGGGGAACTGGTCGGTGAAGAACATGGACTTCGCGGCCCACGAGGGGCGACTCCTCCACGGCCAAGCGCTCTCGTACGCGGTCGCGAACCGCGGCGCCGACCACATGTACGCGACGTTCTACTCGGTGGAATACCCGCTCGTCGAGGAAGCGGAGGCCATGGAGCCCGCCGGGTTCGAGGGGAAGGCCGATCGCCTCGTGGAACGCGAGAACCTGATGGCGCTCAACGACAGCGGCGTCGTCTGCAAGTTCTCGCGGGACTTCATGACGCCCGAGCGCTACGAACTGCTCTTCGACGCCGACTTCGAGGAGCTGCTCGCGGCGGGCGCCCGGACGGTGACGCTAGAGCGTCACTTCAACAACCGGCGCGGGATCGACGGCGACGACGACCGGCTCCCGTACGAGGACGAACTGCCCGGGCTCGACGACGCCATCGACTCGTACTACGAGCTTCGCGGGTGGAACGACGACGGTACGGTGCCCGAATCGGCGCTGCCGGCGTAG
- a CDS encoding amidohydrolase, which translates to MNEPIRDRLASVRRRFHRHPEPAWREFLTTATLVDEIRSIGVDELAIGPDAYDPGDRMAIPDGDLDPWIERARDRGADDALLDRMTGGNTGAVAVLDRGEGPAIGLRVDIDGLFIEESTDPDHDPVDEGFRSEIEGTMHACGHDVHMTWGLAVLEAIADSDFAGRLVVFFQPAEETGGGGHPMAESAYADDLDYLLAVHVGLDHPIGEVVAGIEKPLAMAHLDATIEGTSAHAGKAPNEGDNAMQAMGTAIVNAYGISRHAEGMTRVNVGRAEAGTASNVIAERAQMEAEARGETTALMEFMKSRFERTVRGAATMHGCRASVDVVSESPRADSDPELQALVTEVAEGVDGIDTVLPAADFGASEDATFLMKRVQEEGGLATYLIVGTDHPTSHHTPTFDVDERSIRHGVDVLVGAIRDLEQRHPVPQVEDEAAIRSEQD; encoded by the coding sequence ATGAACGAACCGATCCGGGATCGGCTCGCCAGCGTTCGCAGACGATTCCACCGTCATCCGGAGCCAGCGTGGCGTGAGTTCCTCACGACGGCGACCCTCGTCGATGAGATTCGGTCGATCGGCGTCGACGAGCTCGCGATCGGGCCGGACGCGTACGACCCGGGCGACCGCATGGCAATTCCCGACGGAGACCTGGATCCGTGGATCGAGCGCGCCCGGGACCGCGGGGCGGACGACGCGCTGCTCGACCGCATGACTGGCGGGAACACCGGGGCCGTCGCCGTGCTCGACCGCGGCGAGGGGCCCGCGATCGGGCTTCGCGTCGACATCGACGGGCTGTTCATCGAAGAGTCAACCGACCCCGACCACGACCCCGTCGACGAGGGATTTCGCTCCGAGATCGAGGGGACGATGCACGCCTGCGGCCACGACGTTCACATGACGTGGGGGCTCGCGGTACTCGAAGCGATCGCCGACAGCGACTTCGCCGGGCGCTTGGTCGTGTTCTTCCAGCCGGCCGAGGAGACCGGCGGCGGCGGTCATCCGATGGCCGAGAGCGCGTACGCGGACGATCTCGACTACCTATTGGCAGTTCACGTCGGACTCGATCACCCGATCGGCGAGGTGGTGGCGGGGATCGAGAAGCCGCTAGCGATGGCGCACCTAGACGCGACGATCGAGGGGACCTCGGCACACGCGGGGAAGGCACCGAACGAGGGCGACAACGCGATGCAGGCGATGGGAACGGCGATCGTGAACGCCTACGGGATCTCTCGACACGCTGAGGGTATGACACGGGTGAACGTCGGCCGGGCCGAGGCCGGCACCGCGAGCAACGTCATCGCCGAGCGCGCACAGATGGAGGCCGAGGCACGCGGCGAGACGACCGCGCTGATGGAGTTCATGAAGAGCCGGTTCGAGCGCACCGTGCGCGGCGCCGCGACGATGCACGGCTGTCGCGCGAGCGTCGACGTGGTGAGCGAGTCGCCGCGCGCGGACAGCGACCCGGAGCTACAGGCGCTGGTGACCGAGGTCGCCGAGGGCGTCGACGGGATCGACACCGTACTCCCGGCGGCGGACTTCGGCGCGAGCGAGGACGCGACGTTCCTCATGAAACGGGTCCAGGAAGAGGGCGGGCTGGCGACGTACCTCATCGTCGGCACCGACCACCCGACGAGTCACCACACCCCGACGTTCGACGTGGACGAGCGGAGCATCCGGCACGGCGTGGACGTGCTCGTCGGCGCGATCCGCGACCTCGAACAGCGACATCCCGTCCCGCAAGTCGAGGACGAGGCGGCGATCCGGTCTGAACAGGACTGA
- a CDS encoding M24 family metallopeptidase codes for MPREHIFDEAEYERRVARTKERLREQNLDAIVVADPANMNYLTGYDGWSFYVHQAVVVTPDRDEPIWIGRDMDGDGARATTHLSDDSIRAYSDDHVHSPHDLHPMDYVAGVLEELDVADGRIGLEMDAAYFTAKSYMRLQQNLPDAEFEDATLLVGWIRVKKSDQELEYMEQAARISENAMRAGLDAIEEGVPEYEVAAAIYEQLIEGTEEYGGDYPAIVPLMPSGDHTGTPHLTWTDRPFEEGDPVIIELSGCRHRYHSPLARTTFVGDPPAELQETADIVVEGLEAALDAAEPGVKCESVEKAWRTTIEQYGLEKEDRIGYSMGLGYPPDWGEHTASIRPGDETVLEEDMTFHMIPGIWTDEIGMEISETFHVTSTGAETLAEFPRELFTA; via the coding sequence ATGCCACGAGAACACATCTTCGACGAGGCCGAGTACGAGCGGCGGGTGGCTCGGACGAAAGAGCGGTTGCGCGAGCAGAACCTCGACGCGATCGTGGTCGCCGATCCGGCGAACATGAACTACCTGACCGGCTACGACGGCTGGTCTTTCTACGTCCATCAGGCGGTCGTGGTCACGCCCGATCGCGACGAGCCGATATGGATCGGTCGCGACATGGACGGCGACGGCGCGCGGGCGACGACGCACCTCTCCGACGACAGCATCCGCGCGTACAGCGACGACCACGTTCACTCACCGCACGACCTCCACCCGATGGACTACGTCGCCGGCGTTCTCGAAGAGTTAGATGTCGCGGACGGCCGGATCGGATTGGAGATGGACGCCGCCTACTTCACCGCGAAGTCGTACATGCGACTCCAGCAGAACCTCCCGGACGCCGAGTTCGAGGACGCGACGCTGCTCGTCGGCTGGATCCGTGTCAAGAAGTCGGACCAAGAGCTGGAGTACATGGAGCAGGCCGCGCGGATCTCCGAGAACGCGATGCGTGCCGGCCTCGACGCCATTGAGGAAGGAGTCCCGGAGTACGAGGTCGCCGCTGCGATCTACGAGCAGTTGATCGAGGGGACAGAGGAGTACGGCGGCGACTACCCCGCGATCGTCCCGCTAATGCCGTCGGGCGATCACACCGGGACGCCACACCTCACGTGGACGGATCGACCGTTCGAGGAGGGCGACCCGGTCATCATCGAACTCTCCGGCTGTCGGCACCGCTACCACTCGCCGCTGGCCCGAACGACCTTCGTCGGCGACCCGCCGGCCGAGCTGCAGGAGACCGCGGACATCGTCGTCGAGGGGTTGGAGGCGGCGCTCGACGCCGCGGAGCCCGGCGTCAAATGCGAGAGCGTCGAGAAGGCGTGGCGGACCACCATCGAGCAGTACGGGCTCGAAAAGGAGGATCGCATCGGGTACTCGATGGGGCTCGGCTACCCGCCGGACTGGGGCGAGCACACCGCGAGCATCCGGCCGGGCGACGAGACCGTCCTCGAAGAGGACATGACGTTCCACATGATCCCGGGCATCTGGACCGACGAAATCGGCATGGAGATCAGCGAGACGTTCCACGTCACGTCTACCGGGGCGGAGACGCTGGCCGAGTTCCCTCGCGAGCTGTTCACGGCCTGA